One Cyanobium sp. Tous-M-B4 DNA window includes the following coding sequences:
- a CDS encoding single-stranded DNA-binding protein, whose translation MNHCLLEVEVLEAPQVRYTQDNQTPVAEMAVQIDGLRPDDPPGQLKVVGWGNLAQELQNRVQVGQRLMLEGRLRMNTVTRQDGVKEKRAEFTLARLHGMGPGATSSPAVNQAAATAPAPQRLAPAMNQPQAAASAAPPAPAAPAGAQPPTWNTSPLVPDLPDDDDIPF comes from the coding sequence GTGAATCACTGTCTGCTCGAGGTTGAGGTGCTGGAAGCGCCCCAGGTGCGTTACACCCAGGACAATCAGACGCCGGTGGCGGAGATGGCGGTCCAGATAGATGGCCTGCGTCCCGATGATCCCCCGGGTCAATTGAAGGTGGTCGGCTGGGGAAATTTGGCCCAAGAGCTCCAGAACCGGGTGCAGGTTGGCCAGAGGCTGATGCTCGAGGGCCGGCTGCGCATGAATACCGTCACCCGTCAGGACGGCGTCAAGGAAAAACGCGCTGAATTCACCCTGGCCCGGCTGCACGGCATGGGCCCTGGCGCCACCAGCAGTCCTGCTGTCAATCAAGCTGCCGCAACTGCGCCAGCGCCCCAGCGCCTTGCCCCAGCGATGAACCAACCCCAGGCCGCTGCTTCGGCGGCTCCCCCGGCTCCAGCCGCGCCGGCAGGTGCCCAGCCCCCCACTTGGAATACCTCCCCGCTGGTGCCTGATCTCCCTGACGACGACGACATCCCTTTTTGA
- a CDS encoding DUF2854 domain-containing protein, with protein sequence MQALLSPGSLVTIAGAVLTVIGTIAYATDIPNLSLPTIFYGIPILLGGLALKSSELPPPKRLTPASRFKQLRDLPESEPLRKLLADVDRWRYGQKAHLESSLEVLKLWDEDAPPQLLSVEELDCDGRYGLRLRFRCEGVPLDRWEARADRLGRFFGPGLIADIKPERRDEFSLALVPEPSAS encoded by the coding sequence ATGCAAGCACTTCTCTCACCAGGCAGCCTCGTGACCATCGCGGGGGCTGTGCTCACGGTGATCGGCACGATCGCCTACGCCACCGATATCCCCAATCTCAGCCTGCCGACGATCTTCTACGGCATTCCGATCCTGTTGGGTGGGTTGGCCTTGAAATCCTCTGAGCTGCCTCCACCTAAGCGACTCACGCCGGCCTCCCGTTTCAAGCAATTGCGGGACCTGCCGGAGAGCGAGCCCCTGCGCAAGCTGCTGGCCGATGTAGATCGCTGGCGCTACGGCCAGAAAGCCCATTTGGAGAGCTCCCTGGAGGTGCTCAAGCTCTGGGACGAGGACGCTCCGCCCCAGCTGCTCAGTGTTGAGGAGCTCGACTGCGATGGCCGCTATGGCTTGCGCCTGCGCTTTCGCTGCGAAGGGGTGCCCCTAGATCGCTGGGAGGCCCGCGCTGATCGGCTGGGCCGCTTCTTTGGCCCCGGTTTGATTGCCGACATCAAGCCCGAGCGCCGCGATGAATTCAGCCTCGCTCTGGTGCCCGAGCCCAGCGCTAGCTAA
- a CDS encoding Spx/MgsR family RNA polymerase-binding regulatory protein — protein sequence MKLYSYPRCSTCRKAIAWLTARQLAAETLDITEQPPSIAELEQALAQLGRQRLFNTSGQSYRALGAAAVQAMDDQAALAALAADGKLIKRPFLVANDGSILTGFKEPEWLDLLG from the coding sequence ATGAAGCTCTATAGCTATCCCCGCTGCAGTACCTGCCGCAAGGCAATCGCCTGGCTGACAGCCCGTCAACTAGCTGCCGAAACGCTGGACATCACCGAGCAGCCCCCCAGCATCGCCGAACTTGAGCAGGCCTTGGCCCAGCTTGGAAGGCAGCGCCTGTTCAATACCAGTGGGCAGAGCTATCGGGCCTTGGGAGCCGCTGCGGTGCAGGCTATGGACGACCAGGCCGCCCTGGCCGCGCTGGCCGCGGACGGCAAATTGATCAAGCGGCCTTTTCTGGTCGCAAACGACGGGAGCATCCTCACCGGCTTCAAGGAGCCGGAGTGGCTGGATCTTCTGGGCTAG
- a CDS encoding adenylosuccinate synthase, with translation MSLANVVVIGAQWGDEGKGKITDLLSRSADVVVRYQGGVNAGHTIVVDDKVLKLHLIPSGILYPDTICLIGSGTVVDPKVMLGELDMLATYSIDISGLKLASTAHVTMPYHRLLDQAMEQRRGDRRIGTTGRGIGPTYADKSERNGIRILDILDADRLRDRLAGPLAEKNEILVKLYGLEPLDFETVVAEYVGYGKRLAPHVVDCTRTIHSAARARQNILFEGAQGTLLDLDHGTYPYVTSSNPVSGGACIGAGVGPTLIDRVIGVAKAYTTRVGEGPFPTELQGSLNDHLCDRGGEFGTTTGRRRRCGWFDGVIGRYAVEVNGLDCLAITKLDVLDELDEIQVCVAYELDGERIEYFPSSSEDFARCQPIFETLPGWQTSTADCRSLEELPPTAMSYLRFLADLMEVPIAIVSLGANRDQTIVVEDPIHGPKRALLST, from the coding sequence GTGTCCTTGGCCAACGTTGTCGTCATCGGTGCGCAGTGGGGTGACGAGGGGAAGGGCAAGATCACGGATCTTCTCAGCCGCTCAGCCGACGTTGTGGTGCGGTATCAGGGCGGGGTGAACGCCGGCCACACCATCGTCGTGGACGACAAAGTGCTGAAACTTCACCTGATCCCCTCCGGGATCCTTTACCCGGACACAATTTGCTTGATCGGCTCCGGCACGGTGGTCGATCCCAAGGTGATGCTGGGCGAGCTCGACATGCTCGCCACCTACAGCATCGACATCAGTGGCTTGAAGCTGGCTTCTACGGCCCACGTCACCATGCCCTACCACCGCCTGTTGGATCAGGCGATGGAGCAGCGCCGCGGCGATCGCCGCATCGGCACCACAGGCCGAGGCATCGGTCCCACCTACGCAGATAAATCGGAGCGCAATGGCATCCGCATCCTGGACATTCTTGATGCGGATCGGTTGCGGGATCGCCTAGCCGGCCCCCTTGCCGAAAAGAACGAAATTCTGGTGAAGCTCTACGGCCTTGAGCCGTTGGATTTCGAGACGGTTGTGGCCGAATACGTCGGCTACGGCAAGCGGCTAGCGCCCCATGTGGTCGATTGCACCCGCACTATCCACAGCGCTGCGCGGGCCCGCCAAAACATCCTGTTTGAGGGAGCCCAGGGCACCCTGCTGGATCTTGACCACGGCACCTATCCCTATGTCACCTCCTCAAACCCGGTGAGTGGCGGTGCCTGCATCGGAGCAGGGGTGGGCCCCACCTTGATCGATCGGGTGATCGGGGTAGCCAAGGCATACACAACCCGGGTAGGAGAAGGCCCATTCCCCACCGAGCTCCAGGGCAGCCTCAACGATCACCTCTGTGATCGGGGCGGTGAGTTTGGTACCACCACGGGCCGCCGCCGCCGTTGCGGTTGGTTTGACGGGGTGATAGGTCGCTATGCGGTGGAGGTGAACGGCCTCGATTGCCTGGCCATCACCAAGCTCGATGTGCTCGATGAGCTCGACGAGATTCAGGTGTGTGTTGCCTACGAACTCGACGGCGAGCGGATCGAATATTTTCCCAGCAGTTCGGAGGATTTCGCCCGCTGCCAGCCGATCTTTGAAACCTTGCCGGGTTGGCAAACCTCTACTGCAGATTGCCGCAGCCTCGAGGAATTACCTCCAACGGCGATGAGCTATCTGCGCTTTCTTGCCGATCTGATGGAGGTGCCGATCGCCATCGTTTCCCTTGGCGCTAACCGCGATCAGACGATCGTTGTGGAAGACCCCATTCACGGTCCCAAGCGGGCCCTGCTGAGCACCTGA
- a CDS encoding class I SAM-dependent methyltransferase, whose translation MSTPLSSDLPLGYDLPLGYDLIVQQLIPGYASLARLAVALLAASPRAGSSGAAVLVAGCGTGAELVEARAQRPDWQLTAIDPSAEMLAASQERLGVESISWRQTTVEDLNADGCFAGALSVLVLQSLPDDGSKLAFLTALARSLEPGGQLVLVDLMAPERSTLQSQVEAAWMGFQRASGLNADPHDLAPLTQGLHPIGEARLTALVNAAGFGDPARIFQALGYEGFLLQRRP comes from the coding sequence GTGTCAACGCCCCTCAGTTCCGACCTGCCTCTTGGTTATGACCTGCCTCTTGGTTATGACCTGATAGTCCAGCAGCTGATTCCGGGATACGCCAGCCTGGCTCGCCTGGCGGTTGCTTTGCTGGCTGCCTCGCCCAGGGCCGGCAGCTCTGGTGCAGCTGTGTTGGTGGCGGGCTGCGGCACCGGAGCAGAACTGGTGGAGGCAAGGGCCCAGCGCCCGGACTGGCAGCTCACCGCAATCGATCCCTCCGCTGAGATGCTCGCGGCTTCTCAAGAGCGACTGGGTGTCGAGTCGATCAGCTGGCGTCAAACCACGGTCGAGGACCTCAACGCCGACGGATGTTTTGCTGGCGCCCTGTCCGTGCTGGTTTTGCAGTCTTTGCCAGACGATGGCAGCAAGCTTGCGTTCCTTACAGCCCTTGCCCGCAGCCTTGAGCCTGGTGGCCAACTCGTGCTGGTTGATTTGATGGCACCGGAGCGATCAACCCTGCAAAGCCAGGTGGAGGCAGCCTGGATGGGTTTCCAACGGGCTAGTGGCCTCAACGCTGATCCTCACGATCTCGCCCCTCTTACCCAAGGACTCCACCCGATTGGTGAGGCGCGGCTAACGGCGCTCGTCAACGCGGCTGGCTTTGGAGATCCGGCCAGGATCTTTCAGGCTCTCGGCTACGAGGGCTTTCTGCTGCAGCGCCGACCCTGA
- the argB gene encoding acetylglutamate kinase, whose product MSSQDTLRVSVLSEALPYIQRFAGRRVVVKYGGAAMVQAELRDAVYRDVVLLASVGVQPVVVHGGGPEINDWLNRLQIEPEFRDGLRVTTPETMDVVEMVLVGRVNKNIVNGLNQVGGRAVGLCGSDGSLVRARTYAGGVNGLVGEVAAVDPAVLFPLLEAGYIPVISSVAADADGQAHNINADTVAGELAAALQAEKLILLTDTAGILQDRHDPDSLIRQLTLAQARQLIHDGVVAGGMTPKTECCIRALAQGVAAAHIVDGRVPHALLLEVFTDSGIGTMVVGSQRVCHG is encoded by the coding sequence ATCAGCAGCCAGGACACCCTGAGGGTGTCGGTCCTAAGTGAGGCCCTTCCATACATCCAACGCTTTGCGGGCCGCCGGGTGGTGGTCAAGTACGGCGGCGCGGCGATGGTGCAAGCGGAGCTTCGCGATGCTGTTTACCGCGATGTGGTGCTGCTGGCCTCGGTGGGGGTGCAGCCGGTGGTGGTCCATGGCGGCGGCCCGGAGATCAATGACTGGCTGAATCGCCTCCAGATCGAGCCCGAATTCCGTGATGGTTTGCGGGTCACCACTCCAGAAACCATGGACGTGGTGGAGATGGTGCTGGTGGGCCGGGTCAACAAAAACATTGTTAACGGCCTCAATCAGGTGGGTGGCCGGGCCGTGGGACTTTGCGGTAGTGATGGCTCCTTGGTGCGGGCCCGCACCTACGCCGGCGGAGTAAATGGGCTGGTAGGAGAGGTGGCGGCAGTAGATCCGGCAGTGCTTTTCCCCCTGCTTGAAGCTGGCTACATCCCTGTGATCTCGAGCGTGGCCGCCGATGCTGATGGCCAGGCCCACAACATCAATGCCGATACCGTGGCCGGTGAACTGGCCGCAGCTTTACAGGCCGAGAAACTGATCCTGCTCACCGACACGGCAGGGATCTTGCAGGATCGCCACGATCCTGACTCCCTAATTCGTCAGCTGACCCTGGCGCAGGCACGCCAATTAATCCATGACGGTGTGGTGGCAGGCGGCATGACCCCGAAAACCGAGTGCTGCATCCGGGCCCTGGCCCAGGGAGTGGCGGCGGCCCACATCGTCGATGGCCGGGTGCCCCACGCCCTTTTGCTGGAGGTATTCACCGATTCGGGAATTGGCACCATGGTGGTGGGTAGCCAGCGCGTCTGCCATGGCTGA
- a CDS encoding 2Fe-2S iron-sulfur cluster-binding protein: MPTIRFEQEGQTVGCIEGANLRKAALDAGINPYKGLNNVNNCGGIGQCGTCVMEVIEGMQNLSPRSDVEEVYLSDRPANFRLSCRTSVNGDVTVRTKPTNAVGQGSNSLVGALKSLIGIK, translated from the coding sequence GTGCCCACCATCCGTTTTGAACAGGAAGGCCAGACGGTCGGTTGCATCGAAGGTGCCAATCTCCGCAAGGCTGCCCTGGATGCGGGCATCAACCCTTACAAAGGGCTCAACAACGTCAACAACTGCGGTGGCATCGGCCAGTGCGGCACCTGCGTCATGGAGGTGATCGAGGGCATGCAAAACCTTTCACCCCGCAGCGATGTCGAGGAGGTTTACCTCTCGGATCGTCCAGCCAATTTCCGCCTCAGCTGCCGCACCAGCGTCAACGGCGACGTCACCGTGCGCACCAAACCGACCAACGCCGTTGGCCAGGGTTCAAACAGCCTGGTGGGAGCTTTGAAGTCCCTAATCGGCATCAAATAA
- a CDS encoding proline--tRNA ligase, with protein sequence MRVSRLMLVTLRDDPSEAEIPSHKLLLRAGYIRRVASGIYAYLPLMWRVLQKVSRVVREEMDGTGALETLLPQLQPAELWQRSGRWAGYTAGEGIMFHLEDRQGRELGLGPTHEEVITYLATDLLRSYRQLPVNLYQIQSKFRDEIRPRFGLMRGREFIMKDAYSFHANEESLRQTYAAMDGAYRRIFARCGLRAVAVEADSGAIGGSASQEFMVTAEAGEDLILASSDGAYAANQERAVSLAADPISLPGGPRAGGKGEPLATPGQSSIEDLCAGHGIEPCQAVKVLMLLARFEDESAQPLLVSLRGDQQLNEVKLANAVTARCSAEHGALLDISPITREAAAGEGLLPLPFGFMGPHLADGLLSDSGQWNKNFLRLADSTAAELSAFVCGANSTDIHLVGAAWGSLCPCPESLDLRAAQPGDRCQHDPSQQLQASRGIEVGHIFQLGRKYSEALEARFTNEAGSEEALWMGCYGIGVSRLAQAAVEQHHDGNGICWPVSIAPFEVIVVAANWAEAEQSSLAEQLYLRLQEAGVDVLLDDRSERAGVKFKDADLIGIPWRVVVGRGAADGQVELVERSSCSKRDLPAIELLETLLPCLASQRMGLPV encoded by the coding sequence ATGCGCGTCTCCCGCCTGATGCTGGTGACGCTCCGCGACGATCCGTCGGAGGCTGAGATTCCCTCTCACAAGCTGCTGCTTCGCGCCGGCTACATCCGACGGGTTGCCTCGGGCATCTACGCCTATCTGCCCTTGATGTGGCGGGTGCTCCAGAAGGTTTCCCGGGTGGTGCGTGAGGAGATGGACGGCACCGGAGCCCTTGAAACCCTGTTGCCCCAACTTCAGCCGGCTGAGTTGTGGCAGCGCAGCGGCCGTTGGGCCGGCTACACCGCAGGGGAGGGGATCATGTTCCACCTGGAGGATCGTCAGGGGCGTGAGTTGGGGCTGGGGCCCACCCATGAGGAGGTGATCACATATCTGGCGACCGATCTGTTGCGCTCTTATAGGCAGTTGCCTGTCAATTTGTATCAGATACAGAGCAAATTCCGCGATGAGATTCGTCCCCGCTTCGGCTTAATGCGTGGTCGCGAATTCATCATGAAAGATGCCTACTCCTTCCATGCCAATGAGGAGTCATTGCGGCAAACCTACGCCGCTATGGACGGAGCCTACAGACGCATTTTTGCCCGTTGTGGTTTGCGAGCTGTCGCAGTGGAGGCAGACAGCGGTGCGATTGGTGGATCGGCCAGCCAGGAATTCATGGTTACGGCAGAGGCCGGTGAGGATTTGATTTTGGCCAGTTCCGATGGGGCCTACGCCGCCAACCAGGAGCGGGCTGTTTCGTTAGCCGCCGACCCAATTTCCCTACCGGGTGGACCGCGGGCTGGCGGTAAGGGTGAACCTTTGGCCACCCCTGGCCAAAGCAGTATTGAAGATCTCTGCGCTGGCCATGGCATTGAGCCCTGTCAAGCCGTAAAGGTGTTGATGTTGTTGGCCCGTTTTGAAGATGAAAGCGCCCAGCCCCTGCTGGTGAGCCTGCGGGGCGATCAACAACTCAACGAAGTCAAGCTGGCCAATGCAGTCACGGCCCGCTGCTCGGCGGAGCACGGGGCGCTATTGGACATTTCCCCAATTACTAGGGAGGCCGCGGCCGGCGAAGGGCTGCTGCCCTTGCCCTTTGGCTTTATGGGTCCCCACCTAGCCGATGGGCTGCTGAGCGATTCCGGTCAGTGGAACAAAAACTTCTTGCGACTAGCTGACAGCACCGCTGCTGAACTCAGCGCCTTTGTGTGTGGCGCCAACAGCACCGATATCCACCTAGTAGGCGCGGCCTGGGGATCCCTCTGCCCCTGCCCTGAGAGCCTTGATCTGCGGGCCGCCCAACCAGGTGATCGCTGCCAACACGACCCCTCCCAGCAGCTCCAGGCAAGTCGGGGCATCGAGGTGGGACACATTTTCCAGCTGGGCCGCAAATATTCAGAGGCCCTTGAGGCCCGTTTCACGAATGAGGCTGGCTCGGAAGAAGCCCTGTGGATGGGCTGTTACGGCATCGGTGTCTCCCGTTTGGCCCAGGCGGCTGTTGAGCAACATCACGATGGCAATGGCATCTGCTGGCCCGTATCGATTGCGCCCTTCGAAGTGATCGTGGTGGCGGCCAATTGGGCCGAAGCCGAGCAGAGCAGCTTGGCTGAGCAGCTCTATCTGCGTCTCCAGGAAGCAGGTGTAGATGTATTGCTGGACGACCGCAGTGAGCGGGCTGGAGTGAAGTTTAAGGATGCCGATCTGATTGGTATTCCCTGGCGGGTAGTGGTGGGTCGCGGAGCTGCTGATGGTCAGGTGGAGTTGGTGGAGCGCTCCAGCTGCAGCAAGCGCGATCTGCCGGCCATTGAGCTGCTTGAGACCCTGCTGCCATGCTTGGCAAGCCAGCGCATGGGCCTGCCTGTCTGA
- a CDS encoding precorrin-6A/cobalt-precorrin-6A reductase translates to MHRPEIHQTSPRLWLIGGTGEGPVVAERLLQRGWHLTVSVVGATAALAYRPHPGLTLRVGAIDGEQGVWAELAAAESLGWPYAVVVDASHPFACVVSRQLAAVCKQRRQRLIRMLRPTLPGAATILPSLEMLRSRSLQGHRLLLAIGARQLKMALAYSPGARHFARLLPSPRALQLAMAAGLVADQVACLRPGSELEVERSLIRRWRITTVLARQSGGVTEQLWQQLCARTGPQLLLIGRPAEPAGVQALSQSCLLEALVLPQ, encoded by the coding sequence ATGCACCGACCTGAGATTCACCAGACCTCGCCCCGTCTGTGGCTGATAGGCGGCACCGGCGAAGGCCCCGTGGTGGCAGAGCGGCTGCTGCAGCGCGGCTGGCACCTAACCGTGAGCGTTGTTGGTGCAACAGCGGCCCTGGCCTATCGCCCCCATCCGGGGCTAACCCTGCGCGTTGGCGCCATTGATGGCGAGCAGGGGGTGTGGGCAGAACTGGCGGCCGCCGAATCGCTGGGTTGGCCCTACGCGGTGGTGGTGGATGCCAGCCATCCCTTCGCCTGTGTGGTGAGTCGCCAGCTGGCCGCCGTGTGCAAGCAGCGCCGCCAACGGCTGATACGGATGCTGCGACCCACCCTGCCTGGAGCGGCAACGATCCTGCCGAGCCTGGAGATGCTGCGTAGTCGCTCGCTGCAGGGCCACCGCCTCCTATTAGCAATCGGTGCCCGCCAACTAAAAATGGCGCTGGCCTACAGCCCCGGCGCCCGTCACTTCGCCCGGCTGCTGCCCAGCCCAAGGGCCCTACAGCTGGCCATGGCAGCTGGCTTGGTGGCAGATCAGGTCGCCTGTCTCCGCCCAGGCTCGGAGCTTGAGGTGGAGCGGTCGCTGATTCGCCGCTGGCGCATCACCACGGTGTTGGCACGCCAGTCGGGCGGAGTTACTGAACAGCTCTGGCAGCAACTCTGTGCCCGCACAGGCCCCCAGCTATTGCTGATCGGCAGGCCAGCAGAGCCAGCGGGAGTACAAGCTTTAAGCCAAAGTTGCCTATTGGAGGCTCTGGTGCTGCCGCAGTGA
- the psb27 gene encoding photosystem II protein Psb27, whose translation MAAALPSFRQRLKQLFSRLAIALVLCLSLALTACSSTNTGLSGNYVEDTVAVADSLLSTIALGADDPARAEAEIEARSLSNGYMARYRPRSAVNGLGSFTTMQTAINSLAGHYTNYPNRPLPEALKERIAKELKKAETNATRGA comes from the coding sequence ATGGCCGCTGCGCTTCCCTCCTTCCGCCAGCGGCTGAAGCAGCTTTTTTCACGCTTGGCCATAGCGCTGGTGCTCTGCCTCAGCCTTGCTCTGACTGCCTGTAGCTCTACAAATACTGGTCTTTCTGGTAACTACGTCGAGGACACTGTGGCGGTGGCCGACAGCCTGCTGAGCACCATTGCCTTAGGGGCCGATGATCCTGCCCGCGCTGAGGCCGAGATCGAAGCTCGCAGCCTGAGCAATGGCTACATGGCCCGCTACCGCCCCCGCAGCGCGGTGAACGGTTTGGGCTCTTTCACCACCATGCAGACGGCCATCAACTCCCTGGCTGGCCACTACACCAATTATCCCAATCGCCCGCTGCCTGAGGCGCTTAAGGAGCGGATCGCCAAGGAGCTCAAGAAGGCTGAAACGAACGCGACTCGCGGCGCCTAA
- a CDS encoding adenosine kinase has product MDPMDKSYDVVGIGNAIVDVLVQADDDLIDNFELTKGTMALVDEAQAERLYASVGPGLETSGGSAANTLAGVAQLGGRAGFIGRVRNDQLGGIFSHDIRSVGARFDTPAATEGPSTARCLILVTPDAQRTMCTYLGASVGLDPADLDLEMVAQAKVLYLEGYLWDSDEAKAAFITAAEVARAHGGEVALSLSDAFCVERHRESFQELVDGHVDILFANEMEITALYKANSFEEAADQVRGRCKLAALTRSEQGSVVLNGAGTHSVAPFQLGPLLDTTGAGDLYAAGFLHAYTQGQAIDACGRLGSLCAGQVVTQLGPRPQGSLKQLVAQHLG; this is encoded by the coding sequence ATGGATCCCATGGACAAGAGCTACGACGTCGTCGGCATTGGCAACGCCATCGTTGACGTGCTGGTGCAAGCCGACGACGACCTGATCGACAACTTCGAACTAACCAAGGGCACCATGGCCCTGGTGGACGAAGCCCAAGCCGAGCGCCTCTACGCCAGCGTTGGACCGGGCCTTGAAACCTCCGGTGGCTCCGCTGCCAACACCCTGGCCGGGGTTGCCCAACTGGGCGGCCGGGCGGGCTTTATCGGTCGGGTGCGCAACGATCAGCTGGGGGGGATCTTTAGCCACGACATCCGCTCGGTTGGAGCTCGCTTTGACACCCCTGCGGCCACGGAGGGGCCCTCCACGGCCCGTTGCCTGATCCTGGTGACTCCAGATGCCCAGCGCACGATGTGCACATACCTAGGTGCTTCGGTGGGGCTGGATCCAGCCGACCTCGACCTTGAGATGGTTGCCCAAGCCAAGGTGCTCTACCTAGAGGGTTACCTCTGGGACAGCGACGAGGCCAAGGCGGCCTTCATCACTGCGGCCGAGGTGGCGCGCGCCCATGGGGGCGAGGTGGCTTTGAGCCTGTCGGATGCTTTTTGCGTCGAGCGTCACCGCGAAAGCTTTCAGGAGCTGGTGGACGGCCACGTCGACATCCTGTTTGCCAACGAAATGGAGATCACTGCCCTCTACAAGGCCAATAGTTTTGAAGAGGCTGCCGACCAGGTGCGGGGACGCTGCAAGCTGGCAGCCCTCACCCGCAGCGAACAGGGATCGGTAGTACTCAATGGCGCCGGCACCCACAGCGTCGCCCCCTTCCAGCTCGGTCCCTTGCTTGACACCACAGGGGCGGGTGATCTCTACGCCGCTGGCTTCCTGCACGCCTACACCCAGGGCCAGGCCATCGACGCCTGTGGACGGTTGGGCTCCCTTTGCGCAGGTCAGGTCGTGACCCAGCTAGGCCCCCGGCCCCAGGGCTCGCTCAAGCAGCTAGTAGCCCAGCACCTGGGCTGA